From one Gracilinanus agilis isolate LMUSP501 chromosome 5, AgileGrace, whole genome shotgun sequence genomic stretch:
- the ANKRD33 gene encoding photoreceptor ankyrin repeat protein, with amino-acid sequence MVACYRGFGSIVVLLSHCPFLDVNQQDKEGDTALMLAAQAGHITLLNYLLNYYPGLELERRDSRGLTALMKAAVQGRPDCVAALLMAGADLTAVDPARGKTALEWAALTDNFETVIRIHQLAKHPRIEQLSRHFQLEWPALAGLVAQAQNPLTPSFLERLQSAFSVSFPQPPQEGGVLDHLVRVTTSLASPFIITACHTLCPDLPPELGMLRPSVPELQGTVPPRPQTPSVSQPPSSQQALVPYQSPSGVLSLCPDWLLARDGGSSKTRVPKIRLSKAPSPSNQKGQDPMPKGNQGLVPPSWHYQKLREENKLAEARVCPECRLALKAPPGTRGAGGKGSKASPPWPGAPGGPRSPAGSRAAQHPQPRSREGGGGGGGGGGKELARGHISPQGPGLLALEPQPRAEPGENLSLSYNFNPWA; translated from the exons ATGGTCGCCTGCTATAGGGGCTTTGGCAGTATCGTGGTCCTGCTCAGTCACTGCCCCTTTCTCGATGTCAATCAGCAGGACAAAGAAGGGGACACAGCCCTCATGCTGGCTGCCCAGGCAG GACACATCACCCTGCTGAATTACCTGCTGAACTACTACCCTGGCTTGGAGCTGGAGCGGAGGGACAGCAGAGGTCTGACAGCTTTGATGAAGGCTGCAGTGCAGGGTCGCCCAGACTGTGTGGCTGCCCTTCTCATGGCAG gTGCTGACCTGACAGCTGTGGACCCAGCTCGGGGGAAGACAGCTTTGGAATGGGCAGCCCTGACGGATAACTTTGAGACTGTCATAAGAATCCATCAGCTGGCCAAGCACCCCCGGATTGAGCAGCTCAGTAGGCATTTTCAGCTTGAATGGCCGGCCCTAGCTGGACTCGTGGCACAGGCCCAGAACCCGCTCACTCCGTCTTTCTTAGAGAGACTCCAGAGTGCCTTCAGTGTCTCCTTCCCCCAGCCTCCCCAGGAGGGTGGCGTCCTGGATCACCTGGTGAGAGTAACTACAAGTCTAGCCAGCCCATTCATCATCACTGCCTGCCATACTCTATGCCCAGACCTCCCACCTGAACTGGGCATGCTCCGTCCATCCGTGCCCGAGCTCCAGGGCACAGTCCCCCCTCGACCCCAAACCCCAAGTGTCTCTCAGCCTCCTTCTAGCCAACAGGCTCTAGTTCCAtatcagagcccttcaggggtGTTGAGCCTTTGCCCAGATTGGCTGCTGGCTAGGGATGGTGGTAGCTCTAAGACACGGGTCCCCAAAATCCGCCTCAGCAAGGCTCCATCGCCATCCAATCAGAAGGGTCAAGATCCAATGCCCAAAGGGAATCAAGGGCTGGTACCCCCTTCCTGGCACTACCAGAAACTCAGGGAAGAAAACAAACTGGCAGAAGCAAGAG TGTGTCCCGAGTGCCGGCTGGCCCTCAAAGCGCCCCCCGGGACCCGTGGGGCTGGAGGAAAAGGTTCGAAAGCGTCCCCACCCTGGCCCGGGGCCCCCGGGGGCCCCAGGAGCCCAGCGGGCAGCCGGGCGGCCCAGCATCCGCAGCCCAGATCCAGAGAAGGAGGAGGTGGCGGGGGCGGGGGCGGAGGAAAGGAGCTGGCCCGAGGCCACATCTCCCCCCAAGGCCCAGGGCTGCTAG